The segment TTTTCACTTTATGATTACCAAGGATAATCCCAAATAACCACCCCAAACTACTCAACACAAATTGTTAAGAGACATTGAATTATTTACGTAATAATTGCCTTTTCTATTCTCAAAACAGAATACAGTAACCGATTACAATATAAACATTCAAAATTTCGCTCTATTCTACTACTATTTATGAGGATAAAAAATAAAAAACAGTTATATCGATCATATTTTTTTGATATAAATTACAAAATCACAATTTTGTATAGTAATAGTAAAATTGATATAGATCAGATTTTGTGTTTTTACAAAAAATAGAAAAATTTATCTATCACAAGGAAACTTTATTGAAAAGGAATGGACAAAATAACCGCTAGACAGCGCGACAAGATTTTGCTATTTTTTAGCCTAATAATATTTGGAAAGATTTGTAGGGATTAATAATGAAGAAAATTTATTTAATTTTGACCGCACTTTTCGGTTCTGTGGCACTATCAGCTACTGCATCACCTCTTACAGAAAACAAAGCTGCGCTTCCACAACAATGTGCACAGCTATTTAAAGAAACAGAAAATTTAATTGCCCAAGCAGAAAAACAGCCTGGCACCCATACTCAAGTCGGTAAGATCAAAAGTAAACTTAATCAAAGCAAACAGCAAATTCTTGAAATGGAATTAGCCACTCAACAAAAAAGCTGTGATGTGGGTTTAGCAAGATTAAATAGCATGAAGAGCTATACTGAAGAAACTAACTAATCAAGTTTTAAAAAGAAAGGACATATTGATATCAATATGTCCTTTTTTCTATCTCTTATTCTGACGGCTTCTGAAGTCCGAAGTGTCGATAAGTTAACGAAGTCGCAATTCGACCTCGAGGGGTTCGCTGTAAAAATCCCTGTTGAATCAAGTAAGGTTCTAATACATCTTCTATAGTGTCTCGTTCTTCACCTATTGCCGCCGCCAAGTTATCTAATCCAACTGGACCACCATCAAAACGCTCAATTACAGCGGTAAGCAATTTTCTATCTAAGTAATCAAAGCCCGCATCATCTACATCTAACATTGAAAGCGCTTGTTTCGCAATGTCTGCCGAAATAATGCCATCATTACGCACATCAGCAAAATCTCGAACGCGACGCAATAAACGGTTTGCAATACGAGGCGTACCACGTGAACGACGAGCGACTTCAAAAGCGGCTTTATCTTCTAATTCTAGATTTAAGCAAGAGGCACTTCTTGTCACAATAGACGTTAAATCTTCAACGGAATAAAATTCTAAACGTTGAACAATACCGAAACGATCACGCAATGGCGAGGTTAACGAACCTGCTCGGGTTGTTGCGCCAATTAATGTGAAAGGGGGCAAATCCAATTTAATTGAACGAGCTGCTGGCCCTTCGCCAATCATAATATCCAGCTGATAATCTTCCATTGCAGGATAAAGCACTTCTTCAATCGCTGGAGAAAGGCGGTGAATTTCATCAATAAACAACACATCATGGGGTTCAAGATTTGTCAGCATTGCCGCTAAATCGCCAGCTTTTTCAAGTACGGGCCCTGATGTGGTGCGGATATTTACACCCATTTCATTTGCCACAATATTAGCAAGCGTTGTTTTCCCTAATCCTGGAGGACCAAAGATCAAAAGATGATCTAAGGCATCTTGACGTAACTTTGCGGCCTTAATGAAAATATCCATCTGCTCTCGCACTTGTGGCTGTCCCACATAGTCAGCTAAAAGCTTTGGACGAATCGCACGATCGATGACATCTTCATCCATCTTTACCTGACTGCTAATAATTCTATCTGCTTCGATCATATCTGTTTAATCTTTATAACGCGGTTTTTAAAGCTTCGCGAATTAATTGCTCGCTGGTTAAGTCTGCTTTAGCCACTTTTTTTACCATTTTTTCAGCATCAGTTGGTTTATAGCCTAATGCAACCAATGCAGCAACCGCTTCATCTGCTGAGCTTTCAGCTTGGCGTAATTCTGACGTTGAAGGAATATGCTTGCTCTCCACAAAGAAATCACTTTGACGAACATCCTTAAACTTCCCTTTTAACTCCACCAATAAACGTTCAGCCGTTTTCTTGCCCACACCAGGAATTTTCACTAATTTTGACAGTTCTTCTCGTTCAATCGCATAAGCAAACTGCTCTACTGACATTGCCGATAAAATCGCAAGTGCCAATTTAGGGCCAACACCATTGGTTTTAATTAATTCACGAAATAAAGTGCGGTCAGTTTTTTGGGCAAATCCAAAAAGAAGATGAGCATCTTCACGCACAACAAGATGGGTAAATAAAGTAGTTTCTTGCCCGATTTCTGGTAAATCATAAAAACTGGTCATCGGTAACAATAATTCATAACCGACGCCTTGTACATCAAGCAAAATTTCAGGAGGTTGTTTTTCTAATAAGATGCCTGTTAAACGACCAATCATAAGATTTCCATGTAAAAAAATTTTGCATAGAATAAAATAAAACTGGATATTAATCCAGTTAAATTTTTAATCTAAATCGACCTCGGCTGTACCTTGTTTTTAAAAGTGCGGTCATTTTTTCATGCATTTCTGTCGTTTTGACAGAGCCTACAATATGCAAAGAATGTTGAATGGTGTGGGCATGGGTAATCGCAATGGCTAAAGCATCTGCCGCATCTGCTTGTGGTTTATCTGAGAGTTTCAAAATTCGTGTCACCATATCTTGTACTTGAACTTTATCTGCCGAACCAATCCCAACGACAGTCTGTTTCACCAAACGAGCGGCATATTCAAATACAGGTAAATCGTGATTCACCGCTGCCACAATTGCCGTACCACGTGCTTGCCCCAGTTTTAAAGCGGAATCCGCATTTTTAGCCATAAACACTTGTTCAATGGCAAACATATCGGGCTGAAATTGTGTGATGATTTCTGTCACACCGGCATAAATTCGTTTTAAGCGTGTAGGTAAATCTTCTACCTGTGTGCGGATTGCTCCACTGCCGAGATATTCTAAATGGCGACCATTTTGTCTAATCACACCATAGCCCGTTACACGAGAACCTGGGTCAATGCCTAAAATAATACTCATAAACTCTCAAAAATAAACGGCCGGTCAATGCCGGCCGTTTTTAGCGTTAATTATTGGTTTGCTTTTGCAGTTGCTTTTGCATCTACATCACAGTTTTTCACAACAATTTTATCTGCTTTTTTGCCTTTGATTAAAAGATTTACTGGCGCAACAGAATCAAATTTATCTAAAGTTAAACCACTATCTACATTCCAAACATATTTGCCTGAAGTAAATGAAGTGAAGTCTTTTTGAGCTGCATCACGAGCGAAATCTTTCGCAACAACTTTGTTGCCTACCATTACCATTGCCGCTGTTGGCTCTTGGTTTTCAAATTGATAAACTGCAGTTACAGTTTTCTTGTTACAAGTATAAACTACTGTTTTATCCGTTACAGTAGGTGCTGCAGCTTGCTCTGCTTTGTTTTCTACTTTTGGTGCTTCGCTTGCACAAGCTGATAAGACAACAAGAGCAGCCATTGCAGGTAATACTTTAGCTAATTTCATTCTAAATCTCCTTAAAATTACAGCTGAGCTGCAACTTCATCACTAATTTCACCGTTATGATATACGTTTTGTACATCGTCACAGTCTTCTAACATGTCAATTAAACGCAACAATTTAGGCGCAGTTTCAAGATCAAGATCAACGGTTGTTGATGGAATCATTGTCACTTCTGCGTTATCAATTTTAAATCCTGCTGCTTCGATAGCATCGCGCACAGAACCTAAATCTTCCCACGCAGTATAGATTTCGAATGAACCATCATCTTGTGGTTGAACATCATCCGCACCGGCTTCAATTGCCGCTTCCATTAACGCATCTTCTTCACCTTCGCTAATTAAAATCAAGCCTTTTTTGCTGAATAAATAGCCCACAGAACCTTCAGTCCCTAAGTTACCACCACATTTAGTGAAACTTGGGCGAACCTGTGAGATGGTTCGGTTTGCGTTGTCACTTAGACACTCAACCATCACAGCAGTTCCACCCGGACCATAACCTTCGTAAATTCTTGTTTCCATATTGGTGTCATCACCACCGCCCACACCGCGTTCAATCGCACGGTTAATGGTATCGCGAGTCATGTTGCTCGATAAGGCTTTATCTACTGCCGCACGTAAACGCGGGTTCGCACCAACATCACCACCACCAATTTTTGCAGCGGTTACCAATTCACGAATTAATTTTGTAAAAATTTTACCGCGTTGCGCATCTTGTGCGGCTTTACGGTGTTTAATATTTGCCCACTTACTATGGCCTGCCATGTTGTTTTCCTTCTTATCTTAAAAACGTTTTTAAATTGAATCCTCTTTTCTATAGAGGAAAGCCGTTCATCAAATATTTTTTGATGGCCTCGGCATTATTCGGCGATTTCGTCATTTGGATAGCATCTTCTGGTAAAACCCATTGATACGCCAAATGCTCACTTAATATCGGCTCAAACTCCTGCTCAACTGCCAATAAAAACCAATGTTCATGACAGTGAGTCACATTCGGTGCGTATTTATAGCGGAAATGCGGGAAAATTTCAAATTCTATGCTCTCTTTGCAATCAAAAAGTGCGGTCGAATTTTCTTCTATTTTTAATCCTATTTCTTCCCAAACTTCTCGAATGGCTGTTTCTCTTGGTGTTTCATTGGTTTCCAATGTACCCGTAACAGATTGCCAAAAAGTGGAATCATCTTGACGTTGAAGCATAAGAACACTATGCGTGCTTTCTGCATAAATTACCACGAGAACCGATTGATTATTTTTATATTTCAAGCTCGTCATCTACATAATTGAGAATGGGCAGCATCATACCTTTTCTACTAAAAACTTTCAAAAAAATTACCGCACTTTAAAACTAAAGTGCGGTAATTATCTCAATTATTTTAGTTTAACCAGCCAGCTTGTTGAGCGATAAATAATCCTGCAAAGGCTGTTAAGTAGAATAACCCAATAAGGGATAACCACAATAAGCCACCTTTTACACTGTGTTTCGCGTGCTTAGTCAAAGATAAATTCAACCAAGCAAAGATTGGTGCTGAAACAAATGAAGCAATCATCGCGAATTTTAACATTGGACCCACCGCGTTATTAAAGTAGAAAATAATCGCTAAACCAGATAACGCCGCAAAAATCATACCGATATTAAGAATTCTCACTGAGCTTTCTTGTTTACCAAACAAGATACGTACTGCTTCAACATTAGTACGCGAATAACCATCAATTACCGTAATTGTTGTACCAAACATACACATAAATGCAATCACGGCAATTAATAAACGCGCCCATTCACCGATAGTACTTGCATACATATTGATAAGTTGCGCGATATATTTTCCGCCTACCATCTCTACGGTTTCTGGCGAACCATATTGCACCAATGCACCAAGCGCTAAGAATACGACAGCTAAAATTGCTGTACCGATATACCCCACATTGAAGTCAAATAAACCGTCTTCATAAGATACTTTCGTTAGACGACGTTTTGCCACCACCCACATGGAGTTAATGGCAGAGATTTCAATTGGCGCAGGCATCCAGCCCATTAATGCAACTAAAAATGCTAACTTGCTTAATTCCCATGGAGAAGGCGCGACAAAATCAGGTGTAGCCACACCATTGATACCATTACGCATAAAAGCAATCACGACAGCGCTCACGGTTGTCACCGTTAAAGCAATCATGATGATTTTCGATAAACTATCTAATAAACGGTATTTACCCAACAATAAAATACCAGTTGTCACAAGAATCACTAATGAGCTTAACACGGGCATTGGGAGTGGAATTGGCGTAATAAAAGTTAAAATTGCGGCCGTTAATAATCCCACTGCAGCAGTATTAATTACTGTGGCAAAAACGTTTAAAGCAAGGAATAACCAAAGATAGAATTTTCCTTTTTGACGGTAACCTTCTAACAAGGTATTACCCGTATCTAGGGTATATTGAACACCGAAACGGAAGAAAGGATATTTAAATAAGTTAGCAAGAATAACAATGCTCACTAATTCCCAACCATAGATCGCACCCGCTTGGGTAGATGCAATAATATGTGAACCGCCAACAGCTGCTGATGCCATCACGATTCCAGGACCTAAGGCAGAGAATTTACTCGCCCACGTTGATTTTTCTACTGGAGTTGAAACTTCACTCATAAAATGTTCTCTTATAAATTGACCATAAACTGAAAAAGGTCTTATTTATAATAGAATTTTATCCTTGAGTAAAGTAAATAAAATCCACTTAAAAGCGAAGGTTAAAAATAAAAATCTAATTATTTTAATATTTCAGAATATAAGTTCAAAACAAATAAATTTCACAAGTATTCATACCGAAAAACTGATATCTTTAAGTGAATAAAATTTTTTCAATCAGCATCAGTACTTCATCAATTAGCAAGAATCGTTATCACTAGAATAATACATAAACAGCAACAAAAAGGGCTATGATTGTTCCACTTCCTTTAATACTTTAATCAAATATTCTACATAATTAGGAGCTTTCAGTCTTAATTGATTTAAATATATGTTTAATATCAAAAACATTACAGTAAGTACATCATTCCCACAATCAATAGCTGAGTATTGTTCGAACGCCCCTTTTAATCCAACAGGTTTCAGATTTTCGTTTGTTTTCCAAACCATGTATTTTTTTTCATAACAGAAAACAAAATCAGGTAATAAACTTTTATCTCTTTGACCTATCTGATCATTTAATTTTTCTAAAAGAGTTTGTTTTTCCAATCCATCAAACCCAAAAATAATGCCTATATAATCATTACGTTTTTCGGTTGATGCTGTTAGCCCCGCACCTATGCCTAATTCTACAATAGGAGTAATGTCTAACATTGTTGAATCTCTTCTTTGAAGTTGCTTAATTGAAGCTATATTGTCTAAGCTTTTTAATAATTCATCAGTAGACAAGTTAGATTTAATTTCAATTAAGCCATAAATTGATTCACATGGGAATAAATTACTCTTATGATTTTTTAATAAAACATTTGAATGAATTGCGTCATATACAACGATATCGATTTGTTTGCTCATATTATCATTTAAATCAAAGACTTGACCAGTTCCCAACCCAAAACATTCAGGAAGAAAAGGACGCAATAAATTAGAAATAATTTCTTCTCTTACTTGCCCTTTTTCCCCTGAATGAGTGAATGAGTGAACAAAGAACTCTTCTCAAATTGAGCCTTAATATCTGAATTAGCTATTCTTAACGCATCAACAAGTTTCATATAAACATAACCAAATAAAATTATGTAATATTTATTCTTTCTCCGACTTCACTACAGAAATAGACAACTCCTCCAATGCCTGCGGATTCGCAAAACTTGGTGCCTCTGTCATTAAACAAGCTGCTGCCGTTGTTTTCGGGAATGCAATCACATCACGGATATTTTCGGTGCCAGTTAAAAGCATGGTTAAACGGTCTAAACCAAATGCTAAACCTGCATGTGGCGGTGTACCGAATTTTAATGCATCCAATAAGAAACCGAATTTTTCATGTTGTTCTTGTTCATTGATACCAAGAATGCGGAATACGGTTTGCTGCATTTTCGGATCGAAAATACGGACAGAGCCACCACCTACTTCGTAGCCATTAATCACCATATCGTAAGCATTTGCTACCGCATCGGTTGGATTCGCTTCTAATTGTTCTGGCGTAAAATCTTTTGGTGAAGTAAATGGGTGGTGCATTGCAGCAAGATTACCCTCTTCATCACGTTCAAACATTGGGAAATCGATCACCCAAAGTGGTTGCCATTCATCTAAACGAGTTAAGCCAAGATCACGACCTAATTTTAAACGTAACGCGCCCATTGCATCCGTGGTGGTTTGCCATTTGTCTGCACCGAAGAATAAGATATCGCCAGTTTGAGCTTTCACACGTTCAGCTAAGGCTTTCCATACCTCTTCATTTAAGAATTTCGCAATCGGGCTTTGTACGCCTTCAAGACCAGCATTAATGTCATTTACTTTTGCCCAAGCTAAACCTTTTGCACCGTAAATGCCAACAAATTGTGTATATTCATCAATTTGTTTACGAGTGATTTCTGTGCCATTTGGTACACGAATGACTGCCACACGGCCGTTTGGATTGTTTGCTGGCTCATTAAATACTTTAAATTCAACGTCTTTAACGATATCAGCTACATCGACTAATTCAAGCGGGTTACGCAAATCTGGTTTATCTGAACCAAAACGAGTCATCGCTTCTTGCCAGGTCATTTGTGGGAATTTACCTAAATCCACACCAATGATGTTTTGCCATAAACCGTGCACCATGCGCTCCATGATCTCACGTACTTCTGGCGCAGTTAAGAAAGAGGTTTCCACATCGATTTGAGTAAATTCAGGCTGACGATCTGCACGTAAATCTTCATCACGGAAACATTTCACGATTTGATAATAACGGTCAAAACCAGACATCATTAAAAGCTGTTTGAAAAGCTGTGGTGATTGCGGCAATGCATAGAATTTGCCTTTATGTACACGACTTGGCACTAAATAGTCACGCGCACCTTCTGGCGTTGCTTTAGTTAGCATTGGGGTTTCGATATCAAGGAAACCATTGTCATCCATAAAGCGACGCACAAAGCTGGTAATTTTCGCACGAGTTTTTAAACGTTGTGCCATTTCTGGACGACGTAAATCTAAATAACGATATTTTAAACGTTGTTCTTCAGTGTTGTTTTGGTTGAAGTCTAGCGGTAAAACATCAGAAGCATTGTAGATGCGTAATTCTTTTGCTAACACTTCCACTTCGCCTGTCGCCATATTTTTATTAATTTGATTATCCGGACGCGCGATTACTTCACCTTTAATTTGAATACAAAATTCATTACGTAAGCCTGAAGCTGCAGTTAACGCTTCTTGATATTTCGGGTCAAAACAAACTTGTACGACACCATCACGATCACGCATATCAATAAAAATTAAACCACCTAAATCGCGACGACGGTGAACCCAACCGCTTAATGTTACTTCTTGTCCAATATAGTTGCGGTTTAATGCACCGCAATAATGTGTACGCATCATTTCTGTATTCCTTTCATTTTTCTAAAATGGATAATTAACGCGTTGATTATACGGAAAAAGACATGCCTTTTAAATTGAAAAGCGAAATTTATTTGATCCTTTAAAAACTTTCACTAAAATGACCGCAGTTTTTTGCATTTTATCTAAATAAATGCTCTCTCAAGACAACAACAGAATTCAATCATGATGAAAGATACGATTTTTGCAGCCCCGATCGAAAAACTGGGCGATTTTACTTTTGATGAAAGCGTGGCGGAAGTTTTCCCCGATATGATTCAACGCTCGATTCCGGGCTACTCCAACATTATCACGGCGATTGGCATGTTGGCTGAACGTTTTGTGACGGCTGACAGCCAAGTCTATGATTTAGGCTGTTCACGCGGTGCGGCAGCTCTTTCTATGCGACGTAATATTAAACAACCGAATGTGAAAATTATCGGTGTCGATAATTCTCTGCCAATGGTGGAACGCTGCCGTCAGCATGTTGCGGCTTATCATAGTGATGTGCCCGTAGAAATTCTTTGCGATGATATTCGTCAAATTGAAATTAAGAACGCCTCAATGGTGGTGCTCAACTTCACATTGCAATTTTTACCACCAGAAGATCGTGTAGCCTTGCTCACCAAAATCTACCAAGGTTTAAACCCAAACGGTGTATTGGTGCTCTCTGAAAAATTCCGTTTTGAAGATGGAAAAGTGAATGAGTTGCTTATTGATCTGCACCACCAATTCAAACGTGCTAACGGTTACAGTGAACTTGAAGTGAGCCAAAAACGCACCGCACTTGAAAATGTAATGCGTACTGACTCGATTAACATCCACAAAGAGCGGTTAAAAAACATCGGGTTTTCACATATAGAATTATGGTTCCAATGTTTTAATTTTGGCTCAATGATTGCAGTGAAATAATTATAATCCAATCAATAATCTAAAAAATAAGGGCGTATCAAATACGCCCTTATTTGTCACCAATGCTTTATAGCCCTTTTAAATCCTTATCTAATAAACGAGCTAGCAATAAAATACCGTCTTTAAAGCGATATTCTGCATATTCCGCTTGCGCATAATGTTCACCTTTCCCTTCCGCAAAGAAATAATCTTGGCTTGGTAATTTAGGAAGCCAACCACCTTTATAACGAATTGGTAAATAAACATTTGGTGTGCAATGTTTAAAATCTGTTGGTATCTCTGATTGCTCCTCACAAAATGTCGCAACATGATTTTGATCAAGATGAACAAGGATATAAGCTTTTTTTTCCGAAGGACTTGATTCATCTATACCTGTGATTTCATTAGATTCAACAGTTTCAATAGGCTCATTACTTTCAAGAGGTTCATTTGATTCAGGTAAAACCTGACTTTGCTGAAACTCAGATAAAATAGCGTAATTCAATACCATATAATCGCCTTGCATCAATGAACGAGGATCCACAGGAGCGATTTTTAAGACAACAGGCTTACCAGTAGCCAGCACATCTTCAAATTGCTGTACTTTATAGTTCACCGCGCCCAATAACGCGATCACAAAGACGCCAACAAGCCAAATCGGTGCTTTAAAAACAGAATGGTTTTCGACCGCACTTTGTGAAGGCGCTTTATAACGTGCATGCAAGAATAAAGTAACAATCGCAAAAATAACGGCAAAGCTTACTAGCAATCCCCCTTTATAGAGTAATGGGATGCTCAATTGGTAATAGAACCCACCTAAATAAACAACAAAGGCAAATACCAAAAGACCGAAGAACGCACGGCTGTCCGTCCAATAAACAAGCAATAATAACGCTGTTAAATATAAAATGACGGGTATCCCAACAAAGCCTAATGCAAACAAGGTTAATACTAATAAAATTAACACTGCTTCTGTGTGTTTGGAGTCACTATGCTTCTTCATTAGTGCATAGACAATTAATGGTAATGCACAGACAAGTAAATATAAGATATGGCTAACATCAAACTGGAAGTGTGACCAAAATTGCCCACTTAAAACTTGCAACATATTATCAAGACTCATCGCGTCTGCTGGCATGACATCACTTGAAACATCTGTATCGATAAGACCATAATCTACCCAAGGAAACGCCATATACGACGGCACAGAGATCCATAGAGAGAATAATACTGTTCCCCAAGCAATAGGCTTTAAATGAATTCGAGCTGATTGATTAGGTCGCATGACCCAATAAAAGAGTGCAATCGAAATCAGGAGCTGGATTTTATTAAACCATGTGTTATTAAACCATGTGTTAAACCATGCGTTATTCAAGCTGTAACTATGGAAATATAGATTATACGAAATTTGCCAATACACGAGAAGCTGGGTAACCAGTAGAATCCTCACTAAAGAATTCGGCATCAATTTGTAGCTGACGATAATAATGACGGTAAAAATCAGTGCGGAGATAAAGATACCTAAATTTGAACCTTCACTAGATTCATATCCGAATAAAAGAAAAATACCATTAAATTTAACAAACAAATAAAAGCCTAAAAAACAGTTTGCGATCAGAAAAAATAAACCCGCTAAGATTTTAGATTGTTCATCTGTCTCTTTGTTTAATGTGATAAACAAAGCCACAACAAATAAAAGAATACCAAAGAATAATGCGCCAGATTCTTCTAGACCGAAAGAAAAAAATAACCAAACACCTATCGTAACGACAGCTATCAATAAGGCAACCACCCATAATATTGAAATCGCCCAATGGAATTTCTTACTATTTGGATATTCTCGCTTATAACGTTTCACCAACCAATTTATTGCCATAACAGTGAAAGTAAAGCCAATTAATCCTAAAAGCACCCCCTCTTCTACACCACGAATCAAAAGAGATGCCAAAAAGCAATAAGCCCCAAGTAAGGCTATGACTGAAATAATTAAATTAATAAAATCAAAGCGATATTTGTGATATACATAAAATGCGATCGAGGCAGGAATAGCAATTAGCAAAGAACTAAGTGATGAACGACCAAATTCAGCCCAAGTAGAATAAAAAAACACACCATTAAAGACCGCTAAACCAAATAGGCTCGTAAAAGTCAGTGCTAAAAATACTTTAGGTAAAATGCGCCAATGTTGGTCATGAAAAGCTTTACTGAATAATTCCGATATCACAAGTAATCCAGCATTAATCAGCACGGCATAACACATTGAGTTATGCGAGTTTTGTTCATTAAATAAATAAAACGCAACATTGGCAGTAGCGGCAAATAGTAACGCTGAGGCCACATTCGGAAATAATAATAAAAATGGAAGTTGGCAAAGTGTCCAAACAGCAAATAACTGCCATACATCGGCCCCCGTTTGATAGGTTTGTCCGACTAAGGCAAATAAACCGCCAATTAACACAGAAACAACAAAAAAGATACTATATGTCTTCCACTTTAATTTTTCTTTGGCTTGTCGACGACTTTCTCGAATAAAGCAATAAAGGCCTAATATCACTGTCACCACAAGCAGTGTTTGTAAGCCATAAATTTTGGCTAAATCAGAAAAATAATCTAAATTGGCTGCAATTAACGTGACGACTCCACTCGTTAAAAATCCCACGGTTAATAATAAAAACAGTAAATTTAAATAACGTTGCCAAGAAAGATTAAAAAGGCCAGTTGTATTCATTCATTTTTCCTTTTTATAAAAATATTCGTATTATCTTAGCATAATAGTCAGGTAAATAAATAACAAAAAAATGTGGCTAAATAATACAATTTAGCCACATTTTAATTTAGGTAAAATAATATTTATTACGCTGCATTCGGCTTATGGAGTAAGGTAAAAGCAATGAAACCAAATCCTAAGAAGCAAGAAACGATCAAGGCATAAAAACCACCATCCCAGCCAAATAAGTCGACC is part of the Haemophilus parainfluenzae ATCC 33392 genome and harbors:
- a CDS encoding GDYXXLXY domain-containing protein; translated protein: MNTTGLFNLSWQRYLNLLFLLLTVGFLTSGVVTLIAANLDYFSDLAKIYGLQTLLVVTVILGLYCFIRESRRQAKEKLKWKTYSIFFVVSVLIGGLFALVGQTYQTGADVWQLFAVWTLCQLPFLLLFPNVASALLFAATANVAFYLFNEQNSHNSMCYAVLINAGLLVISELFSKAFHDQHWRILPKVFLALTFTSLFGLAVFNGVFFYSTWAEFGRSSLSSLLIAIPASIAFYVYHKYRFDFINLIISVIALLGAYCFLASLLIRGVEEGVLLGLIGFTFTVMAINWLVKRYKREYPNSKKFHWAISILWVVALLIAVVTIGVWLFFSFGLEESGALFFGILLFVVALFITLNKETDEQSKILAGLFFLIANCFLGFYLFVKFNGIFLLFGYESSEGSNLGIFISALIFTVIIIVSYKLMPNSLVRILLVTQLLVYWQISYNLYFHSYSLNNAWFNTWFNNTWFNKIQLLISIALFYWVMRPNQSARIHLKPIAWGTVLFSLWISVPSYMAFPWVDYGLIDTDVSSDVMPADAMSLDNMLQVLSGQFWSHFQFDVSHILYLLVCALPLIVYALMKKHSDSKHTEAVLILLVLTLFALGFVGIPVILYLTALLLLVYWTDSRAFFGLLVFAFVVYLGGFYYQLSIPLLYKGGLLVSFAVIFAIVTLFLHARYKAPSQSAVENHSVFKAPIWLVGVFVIALLGAVNYKVQQFEDVLATGKPVVLKIAPVDPRSLMQGDYMVLNYAILSEFQQSQVLPESNEPLESNEPIETVESNEITGIDESSPSEKKAYILVHLDQNHVATFCEEQSEIPTDFKHCTPNVYLPIRYKGGWLPKLPSQDYFFAEGKGEHYAQAEYAEYRFKDGILLLARLLDKDLKGL